One segment of Streptomyces sp. NBC_01463 DNA contains the following:
- a CDS encoding glycine betaine/L-proline ABC transporter ATP-binding protein, which produces MNTPPHVFSVRGLWKVFGPKADRVPGDEELAALDPAELRARTGCTAAVRDVSFDVRKGEVFVVMGLSGSGKSTLVRCLTRLIEPTSGEVTMDGEDVRAMNAGRLRELRRHRAAMVFQHFGLLPHRSVLDNVAYGLEIQGMGRAERRARAAEFVGKVGLEGLEDRRPGQLSGGQQQRVGLARALAVDPEVLLFDEPFSALDPLIRRDMQEEVVRLHREEGRTMVFITHDLNEALKLGDRIALMRDGRIVQLGTPEEIVGSPADDYVRDFVRDVPREQVVTVRAAMRPADGAESVTGPALSPGTTVSAAIEAVVRSGETARVVDEGRCLGVVDHACLLGVVAGIPAVKEAA; this is translated from the coding sequence ATGAACACGCCACCGCACGTCTTCTCCGTACGCGGCCTCTGGAAGGTGTTCGGCCCGAAGGCCGACCGCGTGCCCGGTGACGAGGAGCTCGCCGCGCTCGACCCCGCCGAGCTGCGTGCCCGCACCGGGTGCACCGCCGCCGTGCGCGACGTCTCCTTCGACGTCCGCAAGGGCGAGGTGTTCGTTGTGATGGGCCTGTCCGGTTCGGGCAAGTCCACCCTCGTGCGCTGCCTCACCCGGCTCATCGAGCCGACGTCAGGCGAGGTCACCATGGACGGCGAGGACGTACGCGCCATGAACGCAGGACGCCTGCGTGAACTGCGCCGCCACCGCGCCGCCATGGTCTTCCAGCACTTCGGTCTGCTGCCGCACCGCTCGGTCCTCGACAACGTCGCCTACGGCCTGGAGATCCAGGGCATGGGCCGGGCCGAACGCCGTGCGCGGGCCGCCGAGTTCGTCGGCAAGGTCGGTCTCGAAGGTCTGGAGGACCGCCGTCCCGGGCAGCTCTCCGGCGGCCAGCAGCAGCGGGTCGGGCTGGCGCGTGCGCTCGCCGTCGATCCCGAAGTGCTGCTGTTCGACGAGCCGTTCAGCGCGCTCGACCCGCTGATCCGCCGTGACATGCAGGAGGAGGTCGTGCGGCTGCACCGCGAGGAGGGCCGCACGATGGTCTTCATCACCCACGACCTGAACGAGGCCCTGAAGCTCGGCGACCGTATCGCGCTGATGCGGGACGGCCGGATCGTGCAGCTCGGGACGCCGGAGGAGATCGTGGGCTCGCCCGCCGACGACTACGTCCGCGACTTCGTGCGGGATGTGCCGCGGGAGCAGGTGGTGACCGTTCGGGCGGCGATGCGTCCCGCCGACGGCGCCGAGAGCGTCACCGGTCCCGCCCTGTCCCCCGGTACCACCGTCTCCGCGGCGATCGAGGCGGTCGTCCGCAGCGGGGAGACGGCCCGGGTCGTCGACGAGGGCCGCTGCCTCGGCGTGGTCGATCACGCGTGCCTGCTCGGCGTCGTGGCCGGCATCCCGGCCGTGAAGGAGGCCGCGTGA
- a CDS encoding ABC transporter permease subunit, which translates to MTATTTAPARRAPLAGAGYAASLARHRTPLLLAAAALLLVLGSVLVGTGPWPASLTVDLTGPLGDVSDWIIDHRDTHPLFLYFFGHISNAVVLSVRGVYLVLLAAGWAGVTAAAGLIAWRVAGVRLALTAVASFLVCALLGMWVPTMQTLALMVVAVLASVALGALLGLAAGLSDRVFRLLRPVLDTMQVMPAFSYLLPVVLVFGIGVPAAVLATVVYAAPPMARLTALGLRNADAGVMEAAASLGATGRQRLLTARLPLARRELLLGLNQTIMMALSMAVIASVIGAGGLGDRVYQALASVDVGAALTAGIPIVLLAVVLDRVTAAAGDRIGAAPTGRSALFGWALAAAGTVVAAVVARLVSATSWPDGWTADIARPVNKAVGWMTDHLYSGVPVIGGTADWAGRFTTWVLDPVRDGLQWLPWWAVLLLIAVLALLIGTWRTALTAVLAMAAIGVLDVWDPALDTLSQVLAGVAVTLVAGFATGIAASRSARVERLLRPVLDVFQTMPQFVYLIPVVALFGVGRAPAVAAAVIYALPAVVRITTQAMNGVDPVAMESSRSLGATRRQQLLKVQLPLARPALLLAVNQGVVLVLAVVVIGGLVGGGSLGYAAVFGLAQGDLATGLVAGAAIVLLGLMLDRVTQPTRRSGKGA; encoded by the coding sequence ATGACCGCCACCACCACGGCCCCCGCACGCCGCGCCCCGCTCGCCGGGGCCGGGTACGCGGCTTCCCTCGCCCGGCACCGCACCCCGCTCCTGCTGGCCGCCGCCGCCCTGCTGCTGGTGCTCGGCTCCGTCCTCGTCGGCACGGGCCCCTGGCCGGCGAGCCTCACCGTCGACCTCACCGGACCGCTCGGTGACGTCAGCGACTGGATCATCGACCACCGGGACACCCACCCGCTGTTCCTCTACTTCTTCGGGCACATCAGCAACGCCGTCGTCCTCTCGGTCCGCGGCGTCTACCTGGTCCTGCTCGCCGCCGGGTGGGCCGGTGTCACGGCGGCCGCCGGGCTGATCGCCTGGCGGGTCGCGGGCGTCCGGCTCGCGCTGACGGCCGTCGCGTCGTTCCTCGTCTGCGCCCTGCTCGGCATGTGGGTGCCGACCATGCAGACCCTGGCGCTCATGGTCGTCGCGGTCCTCGCGTCGGTGGCGCTCGGGGCGCTCCTCGGACTCGCCGCCGGGCTGTCGGACCGCGTGTTCCGCCTGCTGCGGCCGGTGCTCGACACCATGCAGGTCATGCCGGCGTTCTCCTACCTGCTGCCGGTGGTCCTCGTGTTCGGCATCGGTGTGCCCGCCGCCGTCCTCGCGACCGTCGTGTACGCGGCGCCGCCGATGGCCCGGCTGACGGCCCTCGGACTGCGGAACGCGGACGCGGGTGTGATGGAGGCCGCGGCCTCGCTCGGCGCGACCGGACGGCAGCGGCTGCTGACGGCCCGGCTGCCGCTCGCCCGCAGGGAACTGCTCCTCGGCCTCAACCAGACGATCATGATGGCTCTGTCGATGGCCGTCATCGCCTCGGTGATCGGCGCCGGCGGGCTCGGCGACCGCGTCTACCAGGCGCTCGCCTCCGTCGACGTCGGAGCCGCGCTCACGGCGGGCATCCCCATCGTGCTCCTCGCGGTGGTGCTCGACCGCGTCACCGCCGCGGCGGGCGACCGCATCGGGGCCGCGCCGACCGGGCGGTCCGCCCTGTTCGGCTGGGCCCTCGCGGCGGCCGGGACGGTCGTCGCGGCCGTGGTCGCGCGCCTGGTCTCCGCGACATCCTGGCCGGACGGCTGGACCGCCGACATCGCCCGCCCCGTCAACAAGGCCGTGGGCTGGATGACCGACCACCTCTACTCGGGTGTGCCGGTGATCGGGGGCACCGCGGACTGGGCCGGACGGTTCACCACCTGGGTCCTGGACCCGGTGCGCGACGGACTCCAGTGGCTGCCCTGGTGGGCGGTACTGCTGCTGATCGCCGTGCTCGCCCTGCTGATCGGCACCTGGCGCACCGCGCTGACCGCCGTCCTCGCGATGGCCGCGATCGGGGTCCTCGATGTCTGGGACCCCGCACTCGACACGCTCTCGCAGGTGCTGGCCGGTGTCGCGGTGACCCTGGTGGCCGGCTTCGCCACCGGCATCGCCGCGTCCCGCAGCGCCCGGGTGGAGCGGCTGCTGCGCCCGGTGCTCGACGTGTTCCAGACAATGCCGCAGTTCGTCTATCTCATCCCGGTCGTCGCCCTGTTCGGCGTCGGCCGCGCTCCGGCGGTGGCCGCCGCCGTCATCTACGCGCTGCCCGCCGTCGTGCGGATCACCACCCAGGCGATGAACGGCGTGGACCCCGTCGCCATGGAGTCCTCGCGCTCGCTCGGCGCGACGCGCAGGCAGCAGTTGCTCAAGGTCCAGCTGCCGCTGGCACGCCCGGCTCTGCTCCTCGCCGTCAACCAGGGCGTCGTCCTGGTCCTGGCCGTCGTGGTGATCGGCGGTCTGGTGGGAGGCGGTTCGCTCGGCTACGCCGCCGTGTTCGGCCTCGCCCAGGGTGACCTGGCGACCGGTCTGGTGGCCGGCGCCGCGATCGTCCTCCTCGGCCTGATGCTCGACCGCGTCACCCAGCCGACCCGCCGCTCCGGAAAGGGGGCCTGA
- a CDS encoding ABC transporter substrate-binding protein produces MARPRTPLVALASATALVAVAGCGAADMTQQASPFANARGAKTVTLSVQSWVGAQANVAVAEYLLEHELGYRVDTVQIDEVPAWDALSQGRVDAILEDWGHPEQEDRYVKDKKTIRPGGELGVTGHIGWFVPTYFAKAHPDVTDWRNLDKYADSFRTAESGGKGQLLDGSPSYVTNDKALVRNLGLDYQVVFSGSEAAQITQIKQFAKSGKPFLTYWYKPQWLFEQVPMTEVKLPAYKEGCDAVPEKVACAYPHTPLKKYLNAKFAGAGGKAAAFLKNFSWGTEDQNKVALMIADKKMSPKDAAKKWVDENEKTWRAWMPR; encoded by the coding sequence ATGGCTCGTCCACGTACACCCCTGGTCGCTCTCGCGTCCGCCACGGCCCTGGTCGCCGTGGCCGGCTGCGGCGCGGCGGACATGACCCAGCAGGCCTCGCCGTTCGCCAATGCCCGGGGCGCGAAGACCGTGACCCTGTCCGTGCAGTCGTGGGTGGGGGCCCAGGCCAATGTCGCGGTGGCCGAGTACCTCCTCGAACACGAGCTGGGCTACCGGGTCGACACCGTCCAGATCGACGAGGTGCCGGCCTGGGACGCCCTCAGCCAGGGCCGGGTGGACGCCATCCTGGAGGACTGGGGGCATCCGGAGCAGGAGGACCGGTACGTCAAGGACAAGAAGACGATCCGCCCCGGCGGGGAGCTCGGGGTCACCGGCCACATCGGCTGGTTCGTCCCCACCTACTTCGCCAAGGCGCATCCCGATGTCACCGACTGGCGGAACCTCGACAAGTACGCCGACAGCTTCCGCACCGCGGAGAGCGGCGGCAAGGGCCAGCTGCTGGACGGCTCGCCCTCGTACGTCACCAACGACAAGGCGCTCGTACGGAATCTGGGCCTGGACTACCAGGTCGTCTTCTCGGGTTCCGAGGCGGCGCAGATCACCCAGATCAAGCAGTTCGCCAAGAGCGGCAAACCGTTCCTCACCTACTGGTACAAGCCGCAGTGGCTGTTCGAGCAGGTGCCGATGACGGAGGTGAAACTTCCCGCGTACAAGGAGGGCTGCGACGCCGTACCGGAGAAGGTGGCCTGCGCCTATCCGCACACACCGCTGAAGAAGTACCTCAACGCGAAGTTCGCCGGTGCCGGCGGCAAGGCGGCCGCGTTCCTCAAGAACTTCTCCTGGGGGACGGAGGACCAGAACAAGGTCGCCCTGATGATCGCCGACAAGAAGATGTCGCCGAAGGACGCGGCGAAGAAGTGGGTCGACGAGAACGAGAAGACGTGGCGGGCCTGGATGCCGCGATGA
- a CDS encoding glycoside hydrolase family 9 protein, with protein sequence MRALTLPTWRRRPSVRRPRRPGALATVLALGAGLLLPLSAPGDAAAAPAFDYGEALQKSVLFYEAQQSGTLPDTNRVGWRGDSALDDGKDVGLDLTGGWYDAGDHVKFGLPMAFSTTMLAWGGVEQEDAYAASGQLPYLRNNLRFVDDYLLKAHPSPNVLYGQVGNGGDDHKWWGPAEVMPMARPAYRIDASCPGTDLAGQTSAALASSSMVFAGSDPAYAAKLLTHAKQLYAFADTYRGKYSDCITDAQAYYNSWSGYADELVWGAVWLYKATGDSAYLAKAESYYDSLSTEPQSTTRSYRWTLSWDDSSYGAYVLLAQLTGKQKYVDDANRWLDWWTVGVNGQRVAYSPGGQAVLDSWGSLRYAANTAFVALSYSDWLTGDSTRKTRYHDFAVRQIDYALGDNPRKSSYMVGFGSNPPTKPHHRTAHGSWTDQMNSPVESRHTLYGALVGGPGAADDTYTDDRSNYVNNEVATDYNAAFTGALARLYGEYGGAPLAGFPQQETPDGPEMSVQASVNAAGSTFTEVKAYVVNRSAWPARALTDASVRYYFTLESGTTPGQISLTTNYNQCGDVTGPTHEAGDVYYVTVDCSGTDIAPAGQSAYRKEVQFRITSAGAWDPANDWSYPSSATTPGTTPVDAPHMVLLEGSAPQWGSAPGGTGPDPTPDPTVTPDPTPTPDPTGTPGPAGSCAVTYRVSQSWGSGFTADVSVRNTGSAPVDGWQLGFAFGGGEAVTNAWNATATQSGSRVTVRSAAHNAGIPPGGTVSFGFQATGAPAAPPAAFTLNGKECG encoded by the coding sequence TTGCGCGCGCTCACTCTCCCCACCTGGCGAAGACGCCCGTCCGTCCGCCGGCCCCGCCGCCCCGGCGCGCTCGCCACCGTCCTCGCCCTCGGCGCCGGCCTGCTGCTTCCCCTCTCGGCGCCCGGCGACGCCGCCGCCGCACCGGCCTTCGACTACGGCGAGGCACTCCAGAAATCGGTGCTGTTCTACGAGGCGCAGCAGTCGGGCACGCTCCCGGACACCAACCGGGTCGGCTGGCGTGGCGACTCCGCCCTCGACGACGGCAAGGACGTGGGACTGGATCTGACGGGCGGCTGGTACGACGCGGGCGACCACGTCAAGTTCGGCCTGCCGATGGCGTTCTCCACCACGATGCTCGCCTGGGGCGGCGTCGAGCAGGAGGACGCGTACGCCGCGTCCGGCCAGCTCCCGTACCTGCGGAACAACCTCCGGTTCGTCGACGACTACCTCCTGAAGGCGCACCCCTCGCCCAACGTGCTCTACGGCCAGGTCGGCAACGGCGGGGACGACCACAAGTGGTGGGGACCGGCCGAGGTGATGCCGATGGCGCGGCCCGCGTACCGGATCGACGCGTCCTGCCCCGGCACCGACCTGGCGGGCCAGACCTCCGCGGCCCTCGCCTCGTCGTCGATGGTGTTCGCCGGCAGCGACCCGGCGTACGCCGCGAAACTGCTCACCCACGCGAAGCAGCTGTACGCCTTCGCGGACACCTACCGGGGGAAGTACAGCGACTGCATCACCGACGCGCAGGCCTACTACAACTCCTGGAGCGGGTACGCCGACGAGCTGGTCTGGGGTGCGGTCTGGCTGTACAAGGCCACCGGCGACAGCGCGTACCTGGCGAAGGCCGAGTCGTACTACGACAGCCTCTCGACCGAGCCGCAGAGCACCACCCGCTCCTACCGCTGGACGCTCTCCTGGGACGACAGCTCCTACGGGGCGTATGTGCTGCTGGCCCAGCTGACGGGGAAGCAGAAGTACGTCGACGACGCCAACCGCTGGCTCGACTGGTGGACCGTCGGCGTCAACGGACAGCGGGTGGCCTACTCACCCGGTGGCCAGGCCGTGCTGGACAGCTGGGGATCACTGCGTTACGCGGCGAACACCGCTTTCGTGGCGCTGAGTTACTCGGACTGGCTGACGGGCGACAGCACCCGCAAGACCCGCTACCACGACTTCGCGGTCCGGCAGATCGACTACGCGCTGGGCGACAACCCGCGCAAGTCGAGCTACATGGTCGGCTTCGGCAGCAACCCGCCGACCAAGCCGCACCACCGCACGGCCCACGGCTCGTGGACCGACCAGATGAACAGCCCCGTGGAGAGCCGGCACACGCTGTACGGAGCGCTCGTCGGCGGACCGGGCGCCGCGGACGACACGTACACCGACGACCGCTCGAACTACGTCAACAACGAGGTCGCCACCGACTACAACGCGGCCTTCACCGGAGCGCTGGCCCGGCTCTACGGCGAGTACGGCGGCGCCCCGCTCGCCGGCTTCCCGCAGCAGGAGACACCGGACGGACCCGAGATGTCCGTCCAGGCCTCGGTCAACGCCGCGGGCAGCACCTTCACCGAGGTCAAGGCGTACGTGGTCAACCGGTCCGCGTGGCCGGCGCGCGCCCTCACCGACGCGTCGGTGCGCTACTACTTCACGCTGGAATCCGGCACCACACCCGGGCAGATCAGCCTCACCACCAACTACAACCAGTGCGGTGACGTGACCGGCCCCACGCACGAGGCGGGCGACGTCTACTACGTGACCGTGGACTGCTCCGGTACGGACATCGCCCCGGCCGGCCAGTCCGCGTACCGCAAGGAGGTGCAGTTCCGCATCACCTCGGCCGGCGCCTGGGACCCGGCGAACGACTGGTCCTACCCGTCGTCGGCGACGACCCCTGGCACCACGCCGGTGGACGCGCCGCACATGGTGCTGCTGGAGGGCTCGGCGCCGCAGTGGGGGAGCGCGCCGGGCGGCACCGGTCCGGACCCGACACCGGATCCGACCGTGACGCCCGATCCGACGCCCACGCCCGACCCGACGGGGACCCCGGGACCGGCCGGCTCCTGCGCGGTCACCTACCGGGTCAGCCAGTCATGGGGCAGCGGGTTCACCGCCGACGTCTCGGTGCGCAACACCGGGAGCGCGCCGGTCGACGGCTGGCAGCTGGGCTTCGCCTTCGGCGGGGGAGAGGCGGTCACCAACGCCTGGAACGCGACCGCCACCCAGAGCGGTTCCCGGGTCACGGTGAGGAGCGCCGCCCACAACGCCGGCATCCCGCCGGGCGGCACCGTCTCCTTCGGCTTCCAGGCCACCGGCGCACCCGCCGCGCCCCCGGCCGCCTTCACGCTCAACGGGAAGGAGTGCGGCTGA
- a CDS encoding APC family permease, protein MSAMDMPADLPKEAARPVARARPAAPRLSWLTLALMTTASVASLRAAPTMAVYGLACVFLYLIPAIVFLLPTALVSAELASGWPGGVYRWVSEGLSKPLGFLAVWCQFAMTIFYYPSLLAFVASTIAYVIDPALASNGLYTAIVIMVLYWTGVWISSRGTKALAGLSSWGLVIGTLIPGTVLVVLGMVFLGQGNGSAAPMTSSHLLPQWAGLASLVLIVNNFLSYSGMEMNAVHVSSLKNPAKEYPKSMFLAMGLVLLIFILPALAISWVVPANQLSLTAGVMQAFDAFFAHFHVGWMTPIAAVMLVSAALGGMLTWLAGPSKGLLEISRSEGYLPPYLQRLNKNGIQQNILVTQGVVTTVIALMYALIPNVSNVYWIFSTITTQVYLIVYLLMFVAAMRLRKTQPDHPRGYRVPALNVLCVVGLLASVAALAIGFVPPSQFGGGSVGVYVAIIGGGLVILGLLVPYLFLRLRKPSWRTTAADPAGEEATS, encoded by the coding sequence ATGAGCGCGATGGACATGCCGGCCGACCTGCCCAAGGAAGCGGCACGACCTGTGGCCAGGGCCCGGCCGGCGGCACCACGACTCAGCTGGCTGACGCTGGCTCTGATGACCACGGCATCGGTGGCGAGCCTGCGGGCGGCGCCCACCATGGCCGTCTACGGGCTCGCCTGTGTCTTCCTCTACCTCATCCCCGCGATCGTGTTCCTGCTCCCGACCGCGCTGGTCTCGGCCGAACTGGCATCGGGCTGGCCGGGCGGTGTGTACCGCTGGGTGAGCGAGGGGCTGTCGAAGCCGCTCGGATTCCTCGCCGTGTGGTGCCAGTTCGCGATGACGATCTTCTACTATCCGAGCCTGCTGGCCTTCGTGGCCTCCACCATCGCCTACGTCATCGATCCGGCCCTGGCCTCCAACGGCCTCTACACCGCGATCGTGATCATGGTGCTGTACTGGACGGGCGTCTGGATCTCCTCACGGGGCACCAAGGCGCTGGCGGGGCTCTCCTCCTGGGGGCTCGTCATCGGGACGCTGATCCCCGGCACCGTGCTGGTCGTGCTGGGCATGGTCTTCCTCGGGCAGGGCAACGGCTCCGCCGCCCCGATGACCTCCTCGCACCTGCTCCCCCAGTGGGCGGGGCTCGCCAGCCTCGTACTGATCGTCAACAACTTCCTGTCGTACTCCGGCATGGAGATGAACGCGGTCCACGTCTCCTCGCTGAAGAACCCGGCGAAGGAGTACCCGAAGTCGATGTTCCTGGCCATGGGCCTGGTCCTGCTGATCTTCATCCTGCCCGCCCTGGCGATCAGCTGGGTGGTGCCGGCGAACCAGCTGAGTCTGACGGCCGGTGTGATGCAGGCGTTCGACGCGTTCTTCGCCCACTTCCACGTCGGCTGGATGACACCGATCGCCGCGGTGATGCTCGTGTCGGCGGCCCTCGGCGGGATGCTGACCTGGCTGGCCGGACCGTCCAAGGGCCTGCTGGAGATCTCCCGCAGCGAGGGCTATCTGCCGCCGTACCTCCAGCGCCTCAACAAGAACGGGATCCAACAGAACATCCTGGTCACCCAGGGCGTGGTGACGACCGTCATCGCGCTCATGTACGCGCTGATCCCGAACGTCTCGAACGTCTACTGGATCTTCTCCACCATCACCACGCAGGTCTACCTGATCGTGTACCTGCTGATGTTCGTGGCCGCCATGCGGCTGCGGAAGACGCAGCCGGACCACCCGCGCGGCTACCGCGTCCCGGCGCTCAACGTACTGTGCGTCGTCGGTCTGCTGGCCTCGGTCGCGGCCCTGGCGATCGGCTTCGTGCCGCCCTCGCAGTTCGGCGGCGGAAGCGTCGGCGTGTACGTCGCGATCATCGGCGGCGGTCTGGTCATCCTCGGTCTGTTGGTCCCGTATCTGTTCCTGCGGCTGCGCAAGCCCAGCTGGCGCACCACGGCGGCCGACCCGGCCGGTGAGGAGGCCACGTCATGA
- a CDS encoding dipeptidase: MSTDGLAGRIAALMPRAQADLTELVSIPSVADARQYPPEECRRAAQWVADAFTEAGLQDVHLVETPDGSNAVIGHRPPPPGAPTVLLYCHYDVQPPLDDDAWTTPPFALTERDGRWYGRGTADCKGNIVMHLTALRALGDDIPVGLKFVAEGSEEQGTGGLEQYVDAHRDLFTADALLVCDTGNAAVGVGTATTSLRGLVNVVVTVDTLAGEIHSGMFGGPAPDALAALVQLLSTLRDPESGATRIDGLDASGSWEGAGYDEQQFRADAGVLDGVPLTGTGSVADRLWARPAVTVLGIDCPPVVGSAAAVPPKAAARVSLRIPPGTDADAARTALTGHLTERAPWGVRVKVEPESTGSPFRAATDGAAYGALGDAMRTVYGKPMTFLGQGGSIPLCNVLADAYPSAEIILMGVEEPQCLIHAPNESVDPTEIEHMAHVEALFLHAYARAHR, from the coding sequence ATGAGCACCGACGGACTCGCGGGCCGCATCGCCGCGCTGATGCCCCGTGCCCAGGCCGATCTGACCGAGCTGGTGTCCATCCCGTCGGTCGCCGACGCCCGCCAGTACCCGCCCGAGGAGTGCCGCCGGGCCGCCCAGTGGGTGGCCGACGCCTTCACCGAGGCCGGGCTGCAGGACGTACACCTCGTCGAGACACCGGACGGCAGCAACGCGGTGATCGGTCACCGCCCGCCCCCGCCGGGCGCCCCGACCGTGCTCCTGTACTGCCATTACGACGTACAGCCGCCGCTGGACGACGACGCGTGGACCACACCGCCCTTCGCCCTGACCGAACGGGACGGCCGCTGGTACGGGCGCGGCACGGCCGACTGCAAGGGCAACATCGTCATGCACCTCACCGCCCTGCGGGCGCTGGGCGACGACATTCCGGTGGGGCTGAAGTTCGTGGCGGAGGGTTCGGAGGAACAGGGCACCGGCGGCCTGGAGCAGTACGTCGACGCCCACCGCGACCTGTTCACGGCCGACGCCCTGCTGGTGTGCGACACCGGGAACGCGGCGGTGGGTGTCGGGACCGCCACCACCTCCCTTCGCGGGCTGGTGAATGTCGTGGTGACGGTCGACACCCTGGCCGGTGAGATCCACTCCGGCATGTTCGGCGGTCCCGCCCCCGACGCGCTCGCCGCTCTCGTCCAGCTGTTGTCCACGCTGCGCGACCCGGAGTCGGGCGCGACGCGGATCGACGGCCTGGACGCCTCGGGGAGCTGGGAGGGCGCCGGCTACGACGAGCAGCAGTTCCGTGCCGACGCCGGTGTACTGGACGGTGTGCCCCTCACCGGAACCGGCAGCGTCGCCGACCGGCTGTGGGCCCGGCCGGCCGTCACCGTCCTCGGCATCGACTGCCCGCCCGTGGTGGGTTCGGCTGCCGCGGTGCCACCGAAGGCCGCGGCCCGGGTCAGTCTGCGCATCCCGCCCGGCACCGACGCGGACGCCGCCCGGACCGCGCTCACCGGCCACCTCACGGAACGGGCGCCGTGGGGGGTGCGGGTGAAGGTGGAGCCGGAGTCCACCGGCTCGCCGTTCCGCGCGGCCACGGACGGTGCCGCGTACGGGGCGCTCGGCGATGCGATGCGCACGGTGTACGGCAAGCCGATGACGTTCCTGGGCCAGGGCGGGTCCATCCCCCTCTGCAATGTCCTCGCGGACGCCTATCCGTCGGCCGAGATCATCCTGATGGGCGTCGAGGAACCGCAGTGCCTCATCCACGCCCCGAACGAGAGCGTGGACCCCACCGAGATCGAGCACATGGCGCATGTGGAGGCCCTGTTCCTCCACGCGTACGCCCGGGCCCACCGCTGA
- a CDS encoding threonine/serine exporter family protein, with amino-acid sequence MTEGPPDVVRETGHDDLAGFLGRLTRLMLGSSGEGAEQIEGAVTAVARGLGGTATLAVLPDAATVAVTSHGRSSTVVVRAFPEVFRMDRMAALKPFLHEVAAGRLDVAQADRRLTAITSSPLPYPWWAKLIGIVLFSVGFAPLMQPTWYEVGSTAVLATVAACLVVAADRLPRLAKVLPLVVAVTVSVLTLEVFARTGAHGGPVLLMLPALFFFVPGDYLSAAAAELAAGYLTTGAIRLVYAVALLVQLFVGVVLGLVITGRPREALFDVAAQGDLPRWALFLGWIVFTVGTLLAFAVPAGMFGRLLVLVYVTVGVQSGFTVLLGNLGGTFAAAVVLGAATTWLARRPDQPPRIILVLPGFFTLTVGSLGMRGLTALAGGDTVEGFRDLTELVTLVTAIAAGLLVGAVAAQRPGRAG; translated from the coding sequence ATGACCGAGGGGCCGCCGGACGTCGTGCGGGAGACCGGGCACGACGACCTGGCCGGCTTCCTCGGCCGGCTCACCCGGCTGATGCTCGGCTCCAGCGGCGAGGGGGCCGAGCAGATCGAGGGGGCCGTCACCGCGGTGGCCCGGGGACTCGGCGGCACGGCGACCCTGGCCGTGCTCCCGGATGCCGCCACCGTCGCCGTGACCTCGCACGGCCGGAGCTCCACGGTGGTGGTGCGGGCCTTTCCCGAGGTCTTCCGGATGGACCGGATGGCAGCGCTCAAACCGTTCCTGCACGAGGTGGCGGCCGGCCGGCTGGACGTGGCGCAGGCCGACCGCCGCCTCACCGCCATCACCTCGTCCCCTCTCCCGTATCCCTGGTGGGCGAAGCTGATCGGCATCGTCCTGTTCTCGGTCGGCTTCGCGCCGTTGATGCAGCCGACCTGGTACGAGGTGGGCAGCACCGCGGTCCTGGCGACGGTCGCCGCGTGCCTGGTCGTCGCGGCGGACCGGCTGCCGCGGCTGGCCAAGGTGCTGCCGCTGGTCGTCGCGGTGACCGTCTCCGTGCTCACGCTGGAGGTGTTCGCGCGGACCGGCGCGCACGGCGGTCCGGTCCTGCTCATGCTGCCGGCGCTGTTCTTCTTCGTGCCCGGTGACTACCTGAGCGCGGCGGCGGCCGAACTCGCGGCCGGATACCTCACCACGGGTGCCATCCGCCTCGTCTACGCCGTGGCCCTGCTCGTCCAGCTGTTCGTGGGGGTGGTGCTGGGTCTGGTGATCACGGGACGTCCCCGGGAGGCTCTGTTCGACGTCGCCGCGCAGGGTGATCTGCCGCGCTGGGCGCTGTTCCTGGGCTGGATCGTCTTCACGGTCGGCACGCTGCTGGCCTTCGCCGTGCCGGCGGGGATGTTCGGCAGGCTGCTGGTCCTGGTGTACGTGACGGTGGGGGTCCAGTCGGGCTTCACCGTGCTGCTCGGGAACCTGGGCGGCACGTTCGCCGCAGCTGTCGTGCTGGGCGCGGCCACCACCTGGCTCGCGCGCCGCCCGGACCAGCCACCGCGCATCATTCTCGTGCTCCCGGGCTTCTTCACGCTGACGGTCGGTTCGCTGGGGATGCGCGGTCTGACGGCACTGGCGGGCGGCGACACCGTCGAGGGGTTCCGCGATCTCACCGAACTCGTGACCCTCGTGACGGCGATCGCCGCGGGGCTCCTGGTGGGTGCGGTGGCGGCCCAGCGGCCCGGCCGGGCCGGCTGA